The Cloeon dipterum chromosome 3, ieCloDipt1.1, whole genome shotgun sequence genome includes a region encoding these proteins:
- the LOC135939262 gene encoding G protein pathway suppressor 2, protein MPAPVARPKKGDEIWSALQAHIKRERQKKKEAQEADAEVERQRKERERQQKQDVMTLGETNMQIQQHETRLTVLKEEKHQLFLTLKKVLNEDDLRRRQLMKESEMMGMHAYTPNVMGGHASQLFLQPTMLAGRSATVYKLPPPGHTLLPSVNQYDLLASTPPRGTIKRPRSPSPTPGYHPGYGYKHAAVSGYSQPKMEEGRRGHDMARAVLWNKNNPTVYGTSQPAFYNHPPPSSTSVSYAPTSAVYSYSNSSHPQYVQQSQGVPPPPSREDIKHGPPALYLHSQPGPSTQPGPSRVMQQQSQSAYVALHQSMEHSGQKSSGYSSQEAEKYYSGHPPGVSIRPATHVVPIHGGSIPVQQLPQGAKSGGITSGYPIRGQPVSHVNPVTTYQQMTTVSTPHSVYVSQAPGTRISYSQAALHHPGHPPPHGAMGGGLTVGHPVHNPASRYSSQGHSREQPREV, encoded by the exons ATGCCTGCCCCAGTAGCGAGACCAAAAAAGGGCGATGAAATATGGTCTGCGCTGCAAGCTCACATCAAACGTGAACGccagaaaaagaaagaag CGCAAGAAGCAGATGCTGAGGTTGAACGACAGCGGAAAGAAAGGGAGAGACAACAAAAGCAGGACGTCATGACCCTGGGGGAAACCAACATGCAAATCCAGCAGCATGAGACCAGATTGACTGTGctaaaagaggaaaagcaCCAGTTGTTCTTGACGCTGAAAAAGGTTCTAAACGAGGATGACCTCAGGAGAAGACAACTTATGAAAGAAAG TGAAATGATGGGAATGCATGCCTATACACCTAATGTGATGGGAGGACATGCGTCGCAGCTCTTCCTCCAACCCACCATGCTTGCAGGAAGGTCGGCCACTGTTTACAAGCTCCCGCCACCAGGACATACCCTCTTACCCTCTGTCAACCAGTATGACCTACTCGCCTCAACACCTCCTAGA gGCACCATCAAGCGTCCACGAAGCCCTTCACCGACCCCAGGGTATCATCCAGGCTATGGATACAAGCATGCGGCTGTGTCCGGATATTCTCAGccaa AAATGGAGGAAGGTCGCCGCGGACATGACATGGCGCGGGCTGTTTTGTGGAACA aaaataacCCTACGGTGTATGGCACAAGTCAGCCTGCATTTTACAATCACCCGCCTCCATCCAGCACGAGTGTTAGCTACGCACCGACCTCTGCCGTCTACTCGTACAGCAACTCAAGCCACCCCCAGTATGTGCAGCAGTCTCAAGGGGTGCCACCACCACCCTCTCGCGAGGACATCAAGCATGGACCACCAGCTCTTTACTTACATTCACAACCTGGACCTTCAACCCAACCAGGTCCGTCTAGAGTGATGCAGCAGCAATCTCAGTCAG CTTATGTGGCACTGCATCAAAGCATGGAACACAGTGGTCAGAAGTCGAGTGGTTACTCTTCTCAAGAGGCTGAAAAGTACTACTCGGGACACCCTCCTGGCGTCAGCATTCGACCAGCTACTCATGTGGTGCCCATCCATGGTGGCTCAATACCTGTGCAACAACTTCCACAG GGAGCGAAATCAGGTGGAATTACCTCAGGGTACCCTATTCGGGGACAGCCGGTTTCACATGTAAACCCCGTGACAACTTACCAACAAATGACAACAGTGTCGACACCGCAT AGCGTCTATGTCAGTCAAGCACCTGGCACCCGAATTTCGTACAGCCAAGCGGCCCTACACCACCCGGGACATCCTCCACCACACGGTGCTATGGGCGGTGGGCTAACGGTCGGGCATCCCGTGCACAACCCTGCCTCGCGCTACTCCTCGCAAGGTCACTCGCGTGAGCAGCCCAGGGAAGTGTGA